A genomic window from Pygocentrus nattereri isolate fPygNat1 chromosome 22, fPygNat1.pri, whole genome shotgun sequence includes:
- the zgc:111983 gene encoding mucin-5AC: MDWRIILAVLCLIEGCALQNTNTTSPSLSPPTSDNGTQSSPSPTSGNGTQPTPSPTSGNGTQPTSPPGNGTQPSPSPTSGNGTQPTSPPGNGTQPTSSPPGNGTQPTPSPGNGTQPTSSPPGNGTQPTPSGNGTSPTIASLRPPFFPMSFSSPETFTSDLGNKTSAGFKKRADIVKRALEFYLNKLPNFLQLDVVGFRNGSVITDTEAVFKANATLPDPANITSTLKDAASNGSLGFNITAGSINVSAAVISTPASPVDATSNVTTASASNATTAAASNATTAAASNATTAAASNATTAAASNATTAAASNATTASASNATTATASNATTASPTNATTSISTTAPAVAAKFNVSFSINDTFNSNLTNSNSDQFQAQSKIIISQLQPFFVKAFKNFIRMFIWRFRSGSILVDSTLDFNSSASIPNVAQLRDTLVNAFKSGNLNFTADPNSIVITQILGNSMAPRMAGSLPLLFMSLISLLLSFALHF, encoded by the exons ATGGACTGGAGGATTATTCTGGCCGTTTTGTGCCTGATTG AGGGGTGTGCTCTCCAGAATACAAATACAACAAGCCCCTCTTTGTCTCCTCCTACTTCTGACAACGGAACCCAGTCTTCTCCTTCTCCTACTTCTGGCAACGGAACCCAGCCTACTCCTTCTCCTACTTCTGGCAACGGAACCCAGCCTACTTCTCCTCCTGGAAATGGAACCCAGCCTTCTCCTTCTCCTACTTCTGGCAACGGAACCCAGCCTACTTCTCCTCCTGGAAACGGAACCCAGCCTACTTCTTCTCCTCCTGGAAACGGAACACAGCCTACTCCTTCTCCTGGAAACGGAACCCAGCCTACTTCTTCTCCTCCTGGAAACGGAACCCAGCCTACTCCTTCTGGCAATGGAACATCACCTACCATCGCTTCTTTACGACCACCATTTTTCCCAATGTCCTTCAGCTCACCTGAAACATTCACATCTGATTTGGGTAACAAAACCTCAGCAGGATTTAAAAAGCGTGCAGACATTGTCAAGAGAGCA ctagagttttatttaaataagctCCCCAACTTCTTACAACTTGATGTGGTTGGATTCAG gaATGGCTCTGTCATTACTGATACAGAGGCTGTGTTCAAGGCTAATGCAACTCTTCCTGATCCTGCCAATATAACCAGCACACTAAAGGATGCAGCAAGCAATGGTTCCTTGGGTTTTAACATCACAGCAGGCTCAATAAATGTCAGCGCAGCAG TCATATCAACCCCAGCCTCACCAGTCGATGCAACAAGTAATGTAACTACAGCCTCAGCGTCAAACGCAACTACAGCCGCAGCATCAAACGCAACTACAGCCGCAGCATCAAACGCAACTACAGCCGCAGCATCAAACGCAACTACAGCCGCAGCATCAAACGCAACTACAGCCGCAGCATCAAACGCAACTACAGCCTCAGCATCAAACGCGACTACAGCCACAGCATCAAACGCAACTACAGCCTCACCTACAAATGCAACTACAAGCATATCAACCACAGCACCTGCAGTTGCTGCAAAATTCAATGTGTCCTTCAGCATCAATGACACCTTTAATTCAAATCTGACCAATAGCAACTCTGATCAGTTTCAAGCACAATCCAAAATCATCATCTCTCAG cttCAGCCGTTTTTCGTGAAAGCCTTCAAAAACTTCATCCGCATGTTCATTTGGAGATTCCG GAGTGGCTCCATTTTGGTTGACTCCACACTTGACTTCAACTCTAGTGCCAGTATCCCTAACGTGGCGCAACTGAGAGACACACTTGTTAATGCATTTAAAAGTGGAAATTTGAATTTCACTGCTGATCCGAACTCCATCGTCATCACCCAGATTTTAG GCAATTCCATGGCGCCAAGAATGGCCGGCTCGCTTCCTTTACTCTTCATGTCCCTTATATCACTTTTGCTTTCATTTGCACTGCACTTCTAA